The Hyalangium minutum DNA segment CTTCTATTTCCAGATCGCCAACATGACGAACAACTGGACCACGTACACGGTGGTGGCGCCCAAGGGCACGGGGATGAAGGTGGACTCGCACAAGGTGAAGGTGAACCCGCCGCAGACGAAGGGCGACGTGGAGCTCTTCACCCAGGAGGCCCGGCGGGTGCCGCCGTGGATCCCCGAGCCCGAGTCTCCTTGGTCCTCCAACGAGTACCTGCCCTTCGTCATCGTGGGCTCGGGGAACACGGGCCAGGACAAGCTGGCGGCCATGTGGGCGGACACGTTCATCGACCGCTACAAGCGCAACGCGGACATCGAGGCGTTCGCGAAGAAGGTAACCGAGGGCAAGACGGGCCTCGAGGCCGTCAAGGCGCTGCACGCGGCCATCATGAAGCGCATCCCGGGCCGGGATGTGGGCGTGGTGCAGTCGGCCATCTCCACGCTGGCGCAGGACCGCGGCAGCCGGCTGATGCTGCTCAAGGCCTCGCTGGAGTCGCTGGGCATCCCCGCGCGGCTGGCGACGGTGCGCACCTTCTCCTCGGATCCCGCGCCTTATCTGTTCCCCAACGATCAGCTGCTGCTGTCCTATACGGGGCTGCGCGTGTACCTGCCGGGTGAGGAGCCCTTCTGGGTGGACACCACGGTGCGCTGGGCTCCGTTCGGCGGGCTGCCGGACAACGCCCTGGGCGAGCGCCCCGGCTACCTGCTGCCTGAGCCCGGCCGCCCCATGGAGAAGCTGACGACGCCTCCGCTGGTGGAGAAGGTCAACAAGCAGGTGACGCTCAGCATGGAGCTGAAACCGGACGGACAGCTCGTGGTGAAGGGCGAGGAGATCTACATGGACTTCGTCGGCGCGCAGCTGGCGGAGGCCTTCGACGCGCTGTCGGCCGAGAGCCGCAAGCAGTCGCTCCAAGGCGCGGTGACGCGGTACTTCGGCGGTGCGGACCTCACGAGCGTGACGCTCGACCACCCCGAGCAGGTAGGCGCGCCCTTCACCCTCCGCTACGAGTTCAACGTGCCGCGCTTCGCCCGCATCGAGAACAAGCGCATGGTGCTGGGCCCCGTCACCTACCCCGCCCAGCTGGGCCGGCGCTTCGTGCAGCTCAGCACCCGCAAGGCGCCGCTGTTCCTCGACGACTCCGAGGCGAGCAACACGCAGGTGACGCTCACGCTGCCGGAGGGCTGGCGGCTGCAGGACCCGCAGGCCTCTCTGAAGGTGGACAACCGCTTCGGCCGCTACGTGCGCTCGGAGAAGCAGGAGGGCCGGGTGCTGACCATCGTCGAGGGGCTGCGGCTTCCTCGCACCCGCGTCATGCCCCAGGAGTACGAGACGTTCTCCCAGTTCGCCGGAGACGTGGACCTCATCCAGACGCGGGACCTCGTCTTCACGCCCTAAGAAAAGCCCTCACCCGGCGCCGCCCTCCTGGAGCATGGGAAGCGCTCCCTGCTCTGGGAGGACGGCAGCCCCTCGGCTGCCCGGCTCCCCTCTCCCGATTCTCGCCCATGGGGGCCGTACACAGAGTCAGCGGGTGCTCCCACACGCGCGGAGCAGCACAAGGGGTCGAATCGATGGGCAAGAAGTTGAAGGGGCTGCGGGTGGCCGTGCTGGCGGCGGATGGCTTCGAGCAGGTGGAGCTGACGCACCCGGTGAAGAAGCTCAAGCGCGAGGGCGCTCTCGTGGAGATCATCTCCTTGAGGCCCGGCTCCATTCGGGGAATGAACCTCCTGTACCCGGGCAAGAAGGTGCACGTGGACACCACCCTGCGGGAGGTGAAGGCCGCCGACTACGACGCGCTGCTGCTCCCGGGCGGCTTCGTCAACCCGGACCTCCTGCGGCAGAGCGAGCTGGCGCTGGAGTTCGTCCGCGACTTCGAGCGCCTCGACCGGCCCATCGCCGTCATCTGCCATGGCCCCTGGCTGCTGGCCTCCGCGGATGTGGTGCGAGGAAGGCGAATCACCTCTTGGCCGGGGATCCGCGATGACCTCCACAACGCGGGGGGTATCTGGGAGGACGCTCCCGTAGTCCGGGAT contains these protein-coding regions:
- a CDS encoding type 1 glutamine amidotransferase domain-containing protein, coding for MGKKLKGLRVAVLAADGFEQVELTHPVKKLKREGALVEIISLRPGSIRGMNLLYPGKKVHVDTTLREVKAADYDALLLPGGFVNPDLLRQSELALEFVRDFERLDRPIAVICHGPWLLASADVVRGRRITSWPGIRDDLHNAGGIWEDAPVVRDGTWVSSRGPHDLLEFIPAMVSLFAEHLPASQPKETPKEARPWLRWALGGFAVAALGYGLKERKLLTA